A genomic region of Thunnus albacares chromosome 2, fThuAlb1.1, whole genome shotgun sequence contains the following coding sequences:
- the LOC122970375 gene encoding progonadoliberin-1-like, whose protein sequence is MHRRMAMQTLALWLLLLGSVVPQVCCQHWSYGLSPGGKRELDSLSDTLDNVVEGFPHVDTPCSVLGCVEESPFAKIYRMKGFLGSVTNRENEHKNYKK, encoded by the exons ATGCACAGAAG aaTGGCTATGCAAACCCTGGCACTGTGGTTGCTGCTTCTGGGCTCAGTGGTGCCACAGGTCTGTTGTCAGCACTGGTCATATGGACTGAGCCCAGGAGGGAAAAGGGAACTGGACAGCCTTTCAGACACACTGGACAAT GTAGTTGAGGGGTTTCCACATGTGGACACACCTTGCAGTGTTTTGGGTTGTGTTGAGGAATCGCCTTTCGCCAAAATCTACAGAATGAAAGGATTTCTT ggCAGTGTGACCAACAGGGAGAATGAacacaaaaattataaaaaatga